From Solanum lycopersicum chromosome 8, SLM_r2.1, the proteins below share one genomic window:
- the LOC138337641 gene encoding uncharacterized protein, which produces MGKELQNLKANSQQHDSKNAELRRSADGKKPELEGDVGKLHKTHENICLNAATASTSTTKGASGIRYTNLNMNKIFDKPFIPKNQKDSLFIPPQIHTYSESLNQDKKAYNHITRSYIENLYKIQNYLSSTPRSPTTKDPNTDFITQKLQGYNKLIAQPGTNANLVKTCYSYGLLNTVYTQTGDEISTIPELYKAFMNYKRITKGTLFYIKFYSAPAEILFDEIKPIIQVIKIGLTRDMIIPEDIGIQQEIQKIEIPEFYANKRVIGIVTILNELTNNYLNGNSVWSYYEREQVMIYSNSKEIREQDIEEIGQWILSLLKPEQKPTTRALRKGFISEELLTRYCKIIGQKYPDHICLKCQGEDNVIPDVQIE; this is translated from the coding sequence ATGggaaaagagttacaaaatctgaaagctaacagtcagcagcatgactctaaaaatgcggagctacgtcgttcggcggacggtaaaaagccagaactagaaggagacgttgggaaactccataaaacccatgaaaatatttgtttaaatgcagctacagcaagcacatctacaacaaaaggagccagtggaataagatatacaaatttaaatatgaacaaaatcttcgataaaccatttattccaaagaaccaaaaagactcattatttataccaccacaaatacatacttactcagaaagtttaaaccaagataaaaaagcctacaaccacataacccgctcatatattgaaaacctttataaaatccaaaattatttaagCTCAACACCTAGATCTCCAACTACCAAAGACCCTAATACTGATTTTATAACCCAAaaactacaaggatataataagttGATAGCACAACCAGGCACCAATGCaaatctagtaaaaacatgttatagttaCGGATTACTTAATACAGTTTATACCCAAACAGGAGATGAAATATCTACCATACCAGAGCTATACAAAGcctttatgaactataaaagaattactaaaggaacattgttttatataaagttttattcagcaccagcagagatattatttgatgagataaaaccaattatacaagttataaaaattggtttgaccagagatatgataattccagaagatatcggaatacaacaagaaatacaaaagattgagataccaGAATTCTACGCCAACAAAAGAGTTATAGGAATAGTAActatcctaaatgaactaactaacaattatttaaacggaAATTCAGTATGGAGCTATTATGAACGAGagcaagttatgatatattcaaattctaaagaaatcAGAGAACAAGATATTGAAGAGATAGGCCAATGGATACTCAGTCTACTCAAGCCAGagcaaaaaccaacaacaagagcattaaggaaagggtttatttcggaagaattattgaccagatattgcaaaattattggacaaaaataccccgaccatatatgtttaaaatgtcaaggagaagataatgtcataccagacgttcaaatcgaataa